In Miscanthus floridulus cultivar M001 chromosome 5, ASM1932011v1, whole genome shotgun sequence, one genomic interval encodes:
- the LOC136451667 gene encoding cytochrome P450 89A2-like translates to MVELGLTLRTLPVPLLSVSLAASVLYLLHRSHGRKNPKKSSGKASRPPLPPGPPPPVFLAKLFSLMRRPRFDIGPFLRELHARHGPVVTLRLLTTTVFVADRRIAHRVLVQDGAAFADRPPLVEPNPLFNAGNINSAPYGPYWRLVRRNLAAETLHRARLGLFAPARRWACDVLIASLLRDVDSSECVVTVRPFLQRAMSELLAYMCFGERLPPDVLDEIDTLERHALRTATSFPVFAIFPPVTKRIFRKRWAAHVAVRRRQEEVYAPLIHATSAADDDQPPCYAKSLLALRVADDGDRQLTDAEMVSLCSEFLNAGTDTTVTLLEWIMAELVNHPDVQAKVYEEVITAKRELDDAVNLQALPYLKAVVLEGLRLHPPGHYLVPHAVRSDAEIGGYTVPKGAEVNFMVAEIGRDESVWTAAREFRPERFLDGGEGNGVDITGSREIKMMPFGAGRRMCPGYTLGMHHAEFFVGSLVRELEWLPAAEGVTVNMEETVDFTTVMKYPLHARIVPRNKS, encoded by the coding sequence ATGGTGGAACTGGGTCTTACCTTGCGCACCTTGCCGGTCCCGCTCCTCTCCGTCTCGCTCGCAGCCTCAGTCCTCTACTTGCTTCACCGGAGCCATGGCCGCAAGAACCCAAAGAAGAGTAGCGGTAAGGCCAGCCGGCCACCTCTCCCTCCTGGCCCGCCGCCGCCAGTGTTCCTGGCCAAGCTTTTCTCGCTGATGCGGCGGCCTCGCTTCGACATCGGCCCGTTCCTCCGTGAGCTGCACGCGCGCCACGGGCCCGTCGTCACCCTCCGCCTCCTCACCACCACTGTCTTCGTCGCCGACCGTCGTATCGCGCACCGCGTCCTCGTCCAGGACGGCGCCGCCTTCGCGGACCGCCCGCCGCTCGTCGAGCCCAACCCGCTCTTCAACGCCGGCAACATCAACTCCGCACCCTACGGGCCCTACTGGCGCCTCGTCCGCCGCAACCTCGCCGCCGAGACGCTGCACCGCGCCCGCCTCGGCCTCTTCGCGCCGGCGAGGCGGTGGGCGTGCGACGTCCTCATCGCCAGCCTCCTCCGCGACGTCGACTCATCGGAGTGCGTCGTCACGGTCAGGCCGTTCTTGCAGCGCGCCATGTCTGAGCTGCTCGCGTACATGTGCTTCGGCGAGCGGCTTCCCCCGGACGTGCTCGACGAGATCGACACGCTCGAGCGCCACGCGCTGCGCACAGCCACATCCTTTCCGGTCTTCGCGATCTTCCCTCCAGTCACCAAGAGGATCTTTCGCAAGCGCTGGGCGGCACACGTCGCCGTGCGCCGGAGGCAGGAAGAGGTCTACGCCCCGCTCATCCACGCCACGAGCGCCGCCGACGATGACCAACCACCGTGCTATGCCAAGTCCCTCCTCGCGCTGCGGGTGGCCGACGACGGCGACCGGCAGCTCACGGACGCCGAGATGGTAAGCCTTTGCTCCGAGTTCCTCAACGCCGGGACAGACACAACGGTGACCCTGCTCGAATGGATCATGGCCGAGCTGGTGAACCACCCGGACGTCCAGGCCAAGGTGTACGAGGAGGTGATCACAGCCAAGCGCGAGCTCGACGACGCCGTCAACCTCCAGGCGCTCCCATACCTTAAAGCCGTCGTTCTAGAGGGCCTGCGCCTGCACCCGCCAGGCCACTACCTCGTCCCACATGCCGTGCGGAGTGACGCGGAGATCGGTGGCTATACGGTGCCCAAAGGAGCAGAGGTGAACTTCATGGTGGCGGAGATCGGCCGCGACGAGTCAGTGTGGACGGCGGCGCGCGAGTTCCGGCCGGAGCGGTTTCTCGACGGCGGCGAGGGGAACGGCGTGGACATCACCGGGAGCCGGGAGATCAAGATGATGCCTTTCGGCGCCGGCCGGAGGATGTGCCCCGGGTACACGCTGGGCATGCACCATGCCGAGTTCTTCGTGGGGAGCCTCGTCAGGGAGCTGGAGTGGCTGCCAGCCGCGGAGGGAGTGACCGTCAACATGGAGGAGACCGTGGATTTCACCACCGTCATGAAGTACCCGCTCCATGCGCGCATCGTACCAAGAAACAAATCCTAG